A region of Caballeronia insecticola DNA encodes the following proteins:
- a CDS encoding LysR substrate-binding domain-containing protein, which produces MNLKHIEAFRAVMVSGSMTAAAKALFTSQPNVSRLISQLERETGLQLFQRSGVRLIPTSEGTAFFREVERAFVGLQGLANAAAQIRNLGSGRLRIAAMPSAGMTLVPHAIKRFVERFPEVTVSLHVNTSGTVNHWTASQFCDLGVAVYVSEASDCEVEQLSKVAAVCVMPASHRLAKKRVIRPEDLEGESFISLCHGDGTRALMDEVFQRAGVKRVLAIEAQYTAMCCEMVRHGMGVTLAHPIVARDYAGPEIAIRPFLPATLFPTYLLFPPHRPRERLASAFVEVLRELHEELLAEVVAPTRRARSRAALQA; this is translated from the coding sequence ATGAATCTGAAGCACATCGAGGCCTTTCGTGCGGTGATGGTGTCCGGATCGATGACCGCCGCGGCCAAGGCGCTCTTCACGTCGCAGCCCAATGTGAGCCGTCTGATCTCGCAGCTGGAGCGCGAAACCGGCTTGCAGCTTTTTCAGCGCAGCGGCGTGCGGCTCATCCCGACGAGCGAGGGCACGGCCTTCTTCCGCGAAGTCGAACGCGCGTTCGTCGGCTTGCAGGGACTGGCGAACGCGGCGGCGCAAATCCGCAATCTCGGCAGCGGCCGCCTGCGCATCGCGGCAATGCCGTCCGCCGGCATGACGCTCGTGCCGCACGCAATCAAACGTTTCGTCGAGCGGTTTCCGGAAGTGACGGTGTCGCTGCATGTGAATACGTCGGGCACGGTCAATCACTGGACGGCATCGCAGTTCTGCGATCTCGGCGTCGCGGTGTATGTCAGCGAGGCGTCCGATTGCGAGGTCGAGCAGTTGTCGAAGGTCGCCGCCGTCTGCGTGATGCCCGCGAGTCACAGGCTGGCGAAAAAGCGCGTGATCCGGCCCGAGGACCTGGAGGGCGAGTCGTTCATCTCGCTGTGTCACGGCGACGGCACGCGCGCGCTGATGGACGAAGTGTTCCAGCGCGCGGGCGTGAAGCGCGTGCTCGCAATCGAAGCGCAATACACCGCAATGTGCTGCGAGATGGTCCGCCACGGCATGGGCGTGACGCTCGCGCATCCGATCGTCGCGCGCGATTACGCGGGGCCGGAAATCGCGATCCGGCCGTTCCTGCCGGCAACGCTCTTTCCCACCTATCTGCTGTTTCCGCCGCATCGGCCGCGCGAGCGGCTGGCGTCTGCGTTCGTCGAGGTCCTGCGCGAATTGCATGAGGAACTGCTGGCGGAAGTCGTCGCGCCGACGCGGCGTGCGCGTTCGCGCGCAGCTTTGCAGGCATGA
- a CDS encoding ABC transporter substrate-binding protein has protein sequence MRSAPHSRLSVLSRAVLAGVTISGALAAPLLAQAETTLYVANVGGSNEQLYRQKIIPPFEKAHNVKIVYVAGNSSDTLAKLQAQKGHQQINVAVMDDGPMYQAMQLNLCAKLDDAPVMNDIYPLAKLGATSVGVGMVATGIGYNEEAFKKAGLPPPDSWKALTDKRIKGKLGVPPITNTYGLHTLVMLARLSGGGEKNIDPGFAEMTKQVAPNVLSWAPTPGEMDGQMQSGDVILAPYGSGRAVALQNTGFPLKFIYPKEGAVALQVAACAVAENAQPALSQQFVQYLLSPEVQMLQAQNIGLGPVNKTVKLTPEVAARVPYGPEQISKLTAMDWTTINQHRTEWTERWNRSVER, from the coding sequence ATGAGAAGCGCGCCGCATAGCCGTCTGTCCGTCCTGTCCCGCGCCGTTCTGGCGGGTGTCACGATCTCCGGCGCGCTCGCGGCGCCGCTTCTGGCGCAGGCCGAGACCACGCTGTATGTGGCCAACGTCGGCGGCTCGAACGAGCAGTTGTATCGCCAGAAAATCATTCCTCCGTTCGAGAAGGCGCACAACGTCAAGATCGTCTACGTGGCGGGCAATTCGAGCGACACGCTCGCCAAATTGCAGGCGCAGAAGGGCCATCAGCAGATCAACGTCGCGGTGATGGACGACGGCCCCATGTATCAGGCGATGCAGCTCAACCTGTGCGCGAAGCTCGACGACGCGCCCGTGATGAACGACATCTATCCGCTCGCGAAACTCGGCGCGACGTCGGTGGGCGTCGGCATGGTGGCGACGGGTATCGGCTACAACGAAGAGGCCTTCAAGAAGGCGGGCCTGCCGCCGCCCGATTCGTGGAAGGCGCTCACCGACAAGCGCATCAAGGGCAAGCTCGGCGTGCCGCCGATCACCAACACCTACGGCCTGCATACGCTCGTGATGCTCGCGCGTCTGTCCGGCGGCGGCGAGAAGAACATCGATCCGGGCTTCGCCGAAATGACGAAGCAGGTCGCGCCCAACGTGCTGTCCTGGGCGCCGACGCCCGGCGAAATGGACGGTCAGATGCAGTCGGGCGACGTGATCCTCGCGCCCTACGGCAGCGGCCGCGCAGTGGCGCTGCAGAACACCGGCTTCCCGCTCAAGTTCATCTACCCGAAGGAAGGCGCAGTCGCGTTGCAGGTGGCGGCATGCGCCGTCGCGGAGAATGCGCAGCCCGCCTTGTCGCAGCAATTCGTGCAGTACCTCCTGAGCCCCGAAGTGCAGATGCTGCAGGCGCAGAACATCGGGCTCGGTCCGGTCAACAAGACGGTCAAGCTGACGCCCGAAGTGGCCGCGCGCGTGCCCTATGGCCCAGAGCAAATCTCGAAACTCACCGCGATGGACTGGACCACGATCAACCAGCATCGCACCGAGTGGACCGAGCGATGGAACCGGTCGGTCGAGCGTTGA
- a CDS encoding ABC transporter permease, translated as MATLDDTRPGAAPWLLSGPALLLFIGLLLVPLMLTLMLSFRVFSDTAGVTSVYTLGNYWEVVSDPYYGTIFLRTAGLAFAVTLLSIVLGVPETIVLARMKRPWQSLCLLIVLGPLLISVVVRTLGWQILLGNNGVLNNVLQALHITDEPIRLVFTMTGMIIALTHVLVPFMVMSVWATMQKLDPQVEWAGRSLGGSPFAVFRRVVLPQIMPGVLSGSIIVFALSASAFATPALIGGRRLKVVATAAYDEFLGTLNWPLGASIAVLLLIANVAIVMGCSRLAERRFRHIFD; from the coding sequence ATGGCCACGCTTGACGACACCCGCCCCGGCGCCGCGCCGTGGCTGCTGTCGGGGCCCGCGCTGCTGCTGTTCATCGGCTTGTTGCTGGTGCCGCTGATGCTCACGCTGATGTTGTCGTTCCGCGTGTTCAGCGATACGGCCGGCGTCACGTCCGTCTATACGCTCGGCAACTACTGGGAAGTGGTGAGCGACCCGTACTACGGCACGATCTTTCTGCGCACGGCCGGCCTCGCGTTCGCGGTCACGTTGCTGTCTATCGTGCTCGGCGTGCCGGAGACCATCGTGCTCGCGCGCATGAAGCGGCCGTGGCAGTCGCTGTGTCTGTTGATCGTGCTCGGGCCGCTGCTCATCTCGGTCGTCGTGCGCACGCTCGGCTGGCAGATTCTGCTCGGCAACAACGGCGTGCTCAACAACGTGCTGCAGGCGCTGCATATCACCGACGAACCCATCCGCCTCGTCTTCACGATGACGGGCATGATCATCGCGCTCACGCATGTGCTGGTGCCGTTCATGGTGATGTCGGTCTGGGCGACGATGCAAAAGCTCGACCCGCAAGTGGAATGGGCCGGCCGCTCGCTCGGCGGCTCGCCGTTCGCGGTGTTCCGCCGCGTGGTGCTGCCGCAGATCATGCCGGGCGTGCTGTCGGGCTCGATCATCGTGTTCGCGCTGTCGGCGTCCGCGTTCGCCACGCCCGCGCTGATCGGCGGACGGCGTCTCAAAGTGGTCGCCACCGCCGCCTACGACGAATTCCTCGGCACGCTCAACTGGCCGCTCGGCGCGAGCATCGCGGTGCTGCTGCTGATTGCGAACGTCGCGATCGTGATGGGTTGCAGCCGCCTCGCCGAACGTCGCTTCCGGCACATCTTCGACTGA
- a CDS encoding ABC transporter ATP-binding protein, with protein MAFLTLQGISKRYGDFTAIEQLDLDVERGELLALLGPSGCGKTTTLQMIAGFVAPTTGRITLDGRDITNERPEKRGLGVVFQSYALFPHMTVAGNVGFGLEMRKVKRRERDERVAEALALVRLNGLGHRYPKELSGGQRQRVAIARAIAMQPELLLLDEPMSNLDAKLREEMHIELRAIQKRLGITTILVTHDQVEAMTMSDRIAVMHRGTIAQLSTPYDAYERPATPFASTFLGRTNAFSGEVLRRNPRCAIVDVAGTTLHVPHEGRHVDGAVNVYIRPEKVHLANGNPADARVRGRIATRVFVGNQWLLEVETGLGKLRVAQPNHGAPPPEEGDEVGLAWTDDDLRVLTQDAPNAKENAHGHA; from the coding sequence ATGGCCTTTCTGACTCTGCAAGGCATCTCCAAACGATACGGCGATTTCACCGCGATCGAACAGCTCGATCTCGATGTCGAACGCGGCGAACTGCTGGCGCTGCTCGGTCCTTCCGGCTGCGGCAAGACGACGACGCTGCAAATGATCGCGGGCTTCGTCGCGCCGACGACGGGCCGCATCACGCTCGACGGCCGCGACATCACGAACGAGCGCCCCGAGAAACGCGGCCTCGGCGTGGTGTTTCAAAGCTATGCGCTGTTTCCGCACATGACGGTGGCGGGCAACGTCGGCTTCGGGCTGGAGATGCGCAAGGTCAAGCGCCGCGAACGCGATGAACGCGTCGCCGAGGCGCTCGCGCTCGTGCGTCTGAACGGACTCGGGCATCGTTATCCGAAGGAGCTGTCGGGCGGCCAGAGGCAGCGCGTCGCCATTGCGCGCGCCATCGCCATGCAGCCCGAACTGCTGCTGCTCGACGAGCCGATGTCCAACCTCGACGCCAAGCTGCGCGAGGAAATGCACATCGAATTGCGCGCGATCCAGAAGCGCCTCGGCATCACGACGATCCTCGTCACGCACGATCAGGTCGAAGCAATGACGATGAGCGACCGCATCGCGGTGATGCATCGCGGCACGATCGCGCAACTCTCCACGCCCTACGACGCCTACGAGCGCCCCGCAACGCCGTTCGCCTCGACCTTCCTCGGGCGCACCAATGCGTTCTCCGGCGAAGTGCTGCGGCGCAATCCGCGCTGCGCGATCGTCGATGTCGCGGGCACCACGCTGCACGTGCCGCACGAAGGCCGTCATGTCGATGGCGCGGTGAACGTCTATATCCGTCCCGAGAAAGTGCATCTCGCGAACGGCAATCCGGCCGATGCCCGCGTGCGCGGACGCATCGCGACGCGCGTGTTCGTCGGCAATCAATGGCTGCTGGAAGTGGAGACCGGACTCGGCAAGCTGCGTGTCGCGCAGCCGAACCACGGCGCGCCGCCGCCCGAAGAAGGCGACGAAGTGGGCCTCGCCTGGACCGACGACGACCTGCGCGTGCTCACGCAAGACGCGCCGAACGCGAAGGAGAACGCTCATGGCCACGCTTGA
- a CDS encoding ABC transporter permease, with translation MNRNGFLGLAFNACFLTFIMAPLAVVMLVAFTDKGFISMPFDGASLRWFRAIIENGDIVAAFWLSVRLAFAAATIGVLLAVPAALAIARYRFPGRAALTSFFLSPMMIPAVVLGIAFLRFLSLLHLSGSFWSLVAAHVIIVLPYALRLALSSAVGLDRDAERAALSCGASRFTAFRRVVLPMIRTGVAGGWVLSFIQSFDELTMTIFVATPGTTTLPVAMYNQIAQTIDPLVASVSAVLIVGTVLLMILLDRMVGLDRILIGEAR, from the coding sequence ATGAACCGCAACGGCTTTCTCGGGCTCGCCTTCAACGCCTGCTTTCTCACGTTCATCATGGCGCCGCTCGCGGTGGTGATGCTCGTGGCCTTCACCGACAAGGGCTTTATTTCGATGCCTTTCGACGGCGCGTCGCTGCGCTGGTTTCGCGCGATCATCGAGAACGGCGATATCGTCGCGGCGTTCTGGCTGTCGGTGCGGCTCGCGTTCGCGGCGGCGACCATCGGCGTGTTGCTCGCGGTGCCGGCGGCGCTCGCGATCGCGCGCTATCGCTTTCCGGGCCGCGCTGCGCTCACGAGCTTCTTTCTCTCGCCGATGATGATCCCCGCCGTCGTGCTCGGCATCGCGTTCCTGCGCTTTCTCTCGCTGCTGCATCTGTCGGGCTCGTTCTGGTCGCTGGTCGCCGCGCACGTGATCATCGTGCTGCCGTATGCGCTGCGGCTCGCGCTGTCCTCCGCCGTCGGCCTCGACCGCGACGCTGAGCGCGCCGCGCTGTCCTGTGGCGCGAGCCGCTTCACCGCGTTTCGCCGCGTGGTGCTGCCGATGATCCGCACGGGCGTCGCGGGCGGCTGGGTGCTGTCGTTCATCCAGAGCTTCGACGAGCTGACCATGACCATCTTCGTTGCGACGCCCGGCACCACCACGCTGCCCGTCGCCATGTACAACCAGATCGCGCAGACGATCGATCCGCTGGTCGCAAGCGTCTCGGCGGTGCTGATCGTCGGCACGGTTCTGCTGATGATTCTGCTCGACCGCATGGTCGGACTGGATCGCATTCTGATCGGAGAAGCCCGATGA
- a CDS encoding oxidoreductase produces the protein MTTHTENRAAAPASSDPLLQPFTLKHLQLRNRVMSTSHASRLTRDEFPQEVYQRYHEEKAKGGLALTMFGGSSNVSIDSPNTFQQINVATDAVVPHLRRFSDRIHTHGAALMCQITHLGRRGDAYTEPWLPMLAPSAVRETLHRAMPQAIHDADIRRVIRDFGLAARRCREGGLDGIETHAGGHLIGQFMDPTVNLRTDKYGGSTVNRVRFAIEVHEEIRKQVGDDFIVGFRFALEDGCSFEEGLEMSRILQRTGLFDFFNVVFGRMDTKMSLALNSMPGMFVPSAPWLPKAAAFKRAVDLPVFHAAKIADLATARYAIREGLLDMVGMTRAHIAEPHLVKLVEAGREDEARPCVGASFCRNFRATCIHNPATSRETYLTHDIPKAQHRKRVLIVGAGPAGLEAARISATRGHDVTVLEANSSAGGQMLLAATGSWRRDLIGIVDWRVTQLDKLGVDVRYNHYAEVSDVLDHRADVVIIATGGLPNLDGLPGGELCKSVFDALTEPPPRQGSVLVYDGTGRHNAYLCAERYVDAGLDVSLALIDSMPAQETGGRGDDQVWMRDIARWDVPVRTNVELIEVSAAPGGKRRAVFRHHLTDALIEMEADHVVVERGMLAVDDLFEAARMYSVNDGYTDLDAFATGQPQPQTQAREAEQFHLYRIGDASASRDIHTAIYDAYRLCLAL, from the coding sequence ATGACGACCCACACCGAGAACCGCGCCGCCGCTCCCGCTTCGTCGGACCCGTTGCTTCAGCCGTTCACGCTCAAACATCTGCAGCTCAGGAATCGCGTGATGAGCACGAGCCATGCGAGCCGCCTGACGCGCGACGAGTTCCCGCAAGAGGTCTATCAACGGTATCACGAGGAAAAGGCCAAAGGGGGACTCGCGCTGACGATGTTCGGCGGTTCGTCGAACGTGAGCATCGACAGTCCGAACACGTTCCAGCAGATCAACGTGGCCACCGACGCTGTCGTGCCGCATCTGCGGCGCTTCTCCGATCGCATCCATACGCACGGTGCGGCGCTGATGTGCCAGATCACGCATCTCGGGCGGCGCGGCGATGCATACACCGAGCCGTGGCTGCCGATGCTCGCGCCATCCGCCGTGCGCGAGACGCTGCATCGCGCAATGCCGCAGGCGATCCATGACGCGGACATCCGCCGCGTGATCCGCGATTTCGGCCTTGCGGCCAGGCGTTGCCGCGAGGGCGGACTGGACGGCATCGAGACGCATGCGGGCGGGCATTTGATCGGCCAGTTCATGGACCCGACCGTGAATCTGCGCACCGACAAATACGGCGGCTCGACCGTCAATCGCGTGCGTTTCGCGATCGAGGTTCACGAAGAAATCAGAAAGCAGGTCGGCGATGATTTCATCGTCGGCTTTCGCTTCGCGCTCGAAGACGGATGCAGCTTCGAGGAAGGGCTGGAGATGTCGCGCATTCTCCAGCGTACCGGCCTGTTCGATTTCTTCAACGTCGTGTTCGGCCGCATGGACACGAAGATGTCGCTTGCGCTCAACTCGATGCCGGGCATGTTCGTGCCGTCCGCGCCGTGGCTGCCGAAAGCCGCCGCGTTCAAGCGCGCGGTGGATCTGCCCGTCTTCCACGCCGCCAAGATCGCCGATCTCGCCACCGCGCGCTATGCCATTCGCGAAGGCCTGCTCGACATGGTCGGCATGACGCGCGCGCATATCGCGGAGCCGCATCTCGTGAAGCTCGTGGAAGCGGGCAGGGAGGACGAAGCGCGGCCGTGCGTCGGCGCATCGTTCTGCCGCAACTTTCGCGCGACCTGCATCCATAATCCGGCGACATCGCGCGAAACGTATCTCACGCACGACATACCGAAAGCGCAACACAGGAAGCGCGTGTTGATCGTCGGCGCGGGACCCGCGGGCCTCGAAGCCGCACGCATCAGCGCGACGCGCGGCCACGACGTGACCGTGCTCGAAGCGAACTCGTCGGCGGGCGGGCAAATGCTGCTCGCGGCAACCGGCAGTTGGCGGCGCGACCTCATCGGCATCGTCGACTGGCGCGTGACGCAGCTCGACAAGCTCGGCGTCGATGTGCGCTACAACCACTACGCCGAAGTGAGCGACGTGCTCGATCATCGCGCGGACGTGGTCATTATCGCGACGGGCGGACTGCCGAATCTCGACGGCCTCCCGGGCGGCGAACTGTGCAAGTCCGTCTTCGATGCGCTCACCGAACCGCCGCCGCGTCAGGGCAGCGTGCTCGTCTACGACGGCACCGGGCGGCACAACGCGTATCTGTGCGCCGAACGCTATGTCGATGCGGGGCTCGACGTCTCGCTCGCGCTGATCGACAGCATGCCCGCACAGGAGACCGGCGGACGCGGCGACGATCAGGTCTGGATGCGCGACATCGCGCGCTGGGACGTGCCCGTGCGCACCAACGTCGAGTTGATCGAAGTGAGCGCCGCACCTGGCGGCAAGCGCCGCGCCGTGTTCCGTCATCATCTGACCGATGCGCTGATCGAAATGGAAGCGGATCACGTCGTGGTCGAGCGCGGCATGCTCGCGGTCGATGATCTCTTCGAAGCGGCGCGCATGTACTCGGTCAACGACGGCTACACCGATCTCGACGCATTCGCGACCGGCCAGCCGCAACCCCAGACCCAGGCGCGCGAAGCAGAGCAATTTCATCTGTACCGCATCGGCGACGCGAGCGCGTCGCGCGATATTCACACGGCCATCTACGACGCCTACAGGCTATGCCTGGCGCTGTGA
- a CDS encoding GNAT family N-acetyltransferase has translation MPDSSKNDVAEYRAFTLDDIPAALALSASVKWRHRADDWRFAARLGRGFAAVDRDGRLVGTALAFQFGAHAATLGMFIVAPEYQRRGIGRGLLERLIATLGPRVLLIHASNEGRPLCEARGFTRIDTIHQHQGAAFQPPLVSLPPGERLRPIGAKDTPRLAELASRASGLDRTAMLPPLLDVASGIALDRDGELIGFALFRRFGDGHVIGPVIAPESPDESRAKALISYWLALNAGMFVRVDTPLRHGLSSWLEGLGLPLVDTIEQMSLNGLPLADGTLAQYALTSQALW, from the coding sequence GTGCCCGACTCAAGCAAGAACGATGTGGCCGAATACCGGGCTTTCACGCTCGACGACATTCCCGCGGCGCTGGCGTTGTCGGCGTCCGTCAAATGGCGGCATCGCGCGGACGACTGGCGCTTCGCGGCGCGTCTTGGCCGCGGCTTTGCGGCCGTCGACCGCGACGGGCGACTCGTCGGCACGGCGCTCGCATTTCAATTCGGCGCGCATGCCGCGACGCTCGGCATGTTCATCGTGGCGCCGGAATATCAGCGGCGCGGCATCGGACGCGGGCTGCTCGAACGCCTGATCGCAACCCTCGGACCGCGCGTACTGCTGATCCACGCATCCAATGAAGGCAGGCCTTTGTGCGAGGCACGCGGCTTCACGCGCATCGACACGATTCATCAGCATCAGGGCGCGGCGTTTCAGCCGCCGCTCGTTTCGCTGCCGCCGGGCGAGCGCCTGCGCCCGATCGGCGCGAAGGACACGCCGCGTCTCGCCGAACTCGCGTCGCGGGCAAGCGGACTGGATCGCACCGCGATGCTCCCGCCATTGCTCGATGTGGCAAGCGGCATCGCGCTCGATCGCGACGGCGAACTGATCGGCTTCGCGCTGTTCCGGCGTTTCGGCGACGGCCATGTGATCGGCCCGGTGATCGCGCCCGAATCGCCCGATGAGAGCCGCGCCAAGGCGCTGATCAGCTACTGGCTCGCGCTGAACGCGGGCATGTTCGTCCGCGTCGATACGCCATTGCGTCACGGTCTTTCGTCCTGGCTCGAAGGGCTCGGGCTGCCGCTCGTCGATACCATCGAGCAAATGTCGCTCAACGGCCTGCCGCTCGCCGATGGCACGCTCGCGCAGTACGCGCTGACGAGCCAGGCGCTGTGGTGA
- a CDS encoding ABC transporter substrate-binding protein produces MTLPKELVVADPGRRKAMKTLAVAGAAGIILPGTASLAFAATEPAPQRGGRIRVALANQSLMDSLDPAKGTHTGDYSRAYMFYSGLTELDADFKTQNALAEKLESDDFVKWTVTLRSNVHFHDGKPLTPDDVVFSLMRHKDAATASKAKSIADGFSSIKAAGPLKVEITLTEPNVDLPALLAIPHFVIVAANTTDFSKGNGTGPFVCKEFTPAQRCIGARNPNFWKPGRPYLDEVEIIGIGDDAARTNALLAGDVQLVSPLPARDVERVRQTGKVTILESPSQLYSDLALRQDMMPTSSADFNEGIKYLHDRPRIVNVMLRGHGTLANDHPVPEWHPYFMKGLPQRAFDADKAQFHFKKAGTPGARAEIVAPPSVETALDSAMMIQQAAKDAGVDINVRRVPADGYWSTYWMKYPMTYGSILPRPTLDLLYTQFFRSNANWNESGWKNAQFDQLLVQARRERDEAKRRQMYGDMQTIVYEKNSLVIPAFINFIDAQSSKLRGLKGSPSGRVMGYRFAEFAWLQQA; encoded by the coding sequence ATGACATTGCCGAAGGAACTGGTTGTCGCCGATCCTGGCCGCCGCAAGGCGATGAAGACGCTGGCCGTTGCGGGCGCGGCAGGCATCATCTTGCCGGGCACGGCATCGCTCGCGTTCGCCGCGACGGAGCCCGCGCCACAGCGCGGCGGACGCATTCGCGTGGCGCTCGCGAACCAGTCGCTGATGGATTCGCTCGATCCCGCGAAGGGCACACATACGGGCGACTACTCGCGCGCCTACATGTTCTACAGCGGTCTCACCGAACTCGACGCCGACTTCAAGACGCAGAACGCACTCGCGGAAAAACTCGAATCCGACGACTTCGTGAAGTGGACCGTCACGCTTCGCTCCAACGTGCATTTCCACGACGGCAAGCCGCTTACGCCCGACGATGTCGTGTTCTCGCTGATGCGCCACAAGGACGCGGCCACCGCGTCGAAAGCGAAGTCCATCGCGGACGGTTTCAGCTCGATCAAAGCGGCCGGGCCGCTCAAGGTGGAGATCACGCTCACCGAACCGAACGTCGATCTTCCGGCGCTGCTCGCCATTCCGCACTTCGTGATCGTCGCCGCGAACACGACGGACTTCTCGAAAGGCAACGGCACGGGGCCGTTCGTGTGCAAGGAATTCACGCCGGCGCAACGCTGTATCGGCGCGCGCAATCCGAACTTCTGGAAGCCGGGCCGTCCGTATCTCGACGAAGTGGAGATCATCGGCATCGGCGATGACGCGGCACGCACCAATGCGCTGCTCGCGGGCGACGTGCAACTCGTGTCGCCGCTGCCCGCGCGCGATGTCGAACGCGTCAGGCAGACGGGCAAGGTGACGATACTGGAAAGCCCGTCGCAGCTCTATTCCGATCTGGCGCTGCGGCAGGACATGATGCCGACGAGCAGCGCGGACTTCAACGAAGGCATCAAGTATCTGCACGACCGGCCGCGCATCGTCAACGTGATGCTGCGCGGTCACGGCACGCTCGCGAACGATCATCCGGTGCCGGAGTGGCATCCGTATTTCATGAAGGGATTGCCGCAGCGCGCCTTCGATGCGGACAAGGCACAGTTCCACTTCAAGAAGGCGGGCACGCCGGGCGCGCGCGCGGAGATCGTCGCGCCGCCGTCCGTGGAGACCGCGCTCGATTCCGCCATGATGATCCAGCAGGCCGCGAAGGACGCGGGCGTCGACATCAATGTTCGCCGCGTGCCGGCGGATGGCTACTGGTCGACGTATTGGATGAAATACCCGATGACCTACGGCTCGATCCTGCCGCGTCCGACGCTCGATCTGCTGTACACGCAGTTCTTCCGCTCGAATGCGAACTGGAACGAGTCGGGCTGGAAGAACGCGCAGTTCGATCAGCTGCTGGTGCAGGCGCGCCGCGAGCGCGACGAGGCAAAGCGCAGGCAGATGTACGGCGACATGCAGACGATCGTCTACGAGAAGAACAGCCTCGTGATTCCCGCGTTCATCAACTTTATCGATGCGCAGAGTTCGAAGCTGCGCGGCCTGAAGGGCAGTCCCTCGGGCCGCGTGATGGGTTACCGGTTCGCGGAGTTCGCGTGGCTTCAGCAGGCGTGA
- a CDS encoding LysR family transcriptional regulator, giving the protein MSLRLPSLQALLVFETSARLLSFTKAAGELNVTPVAVSRMVARLEDALGFRLFDRTKSGLTLTDRGATLQRAVASGFGQIGDTIEELKRDLARGEIVTLSLASGFAALWLLPRYAAFRQAFPTVNLRLQVMPGRLYGPLDDADLGIRLHGPGSENDPSCLCPEIIVPICSPNYLAEFGALDDAAKSAEGHAYIHLDVTTHSWADFHRATGLANRGIGRAVHHTDPGLAVQCAMLGQGVVLGWLLAIAAPLNEGKVIPAWNRYIDTGCHYVLEYRSSNPSENTRRVAQWLIDEMKQELDGARRVLAPMTAICRSRAASV; this is encoded by the coding sequence ATGAGTCTCAGACTTCCTTCGCTGCAGGCGCTGCTCGTCTTCGAAACTTCCGCGCGGCTGTTGAGCTTCACCAAGGCGGCCGGCGAGCTGAACGTGACGCCCGTCGCCGTGAGTCGCATGGTGGCGCGCCTCGAAGACGCGCTCGGCTTCAGGCTCTTCGACCGCACGAAGTCAGGGCTAACCCTGACCGATCGCGGTGCAACATTGCAGCGCGCCGTCGCGTCCGGCTTCGGGCAGATCGGTGACACGATCGAAGAACTCAAACGCGATCTGGCTCGCGGCGAAATCGTCACGCTCTCGCTGGCAAGCGGCTTTGCCGCGCTGTGGCTTCTGCCGCGCTATGCCGCATTCCGCCAGGCGTTTCCCACCGTCAATCTCCGTTTGCAGGTCATGCCGGGACGGCTATACGGGCCGCTCGACGATGCGGACCTGGGCATCCGCCTGCACGGACCCGGCTCGGAAAACGATCCGTCGTGTCTGTGTCCGGAGATCATCGTGCCGATATGCAGTCCGAATTATCTGGCCGAATTCGGCGCGCTCGATGATGCGGCGAAGAGCGCCGAAGGTCACGCCTACATTCATCTCGACGTGACCACGCATTCATGGGCCGACTTTCACCGGGCGACGGGACTCGCGAATCGAGGCATCGGCCGCGCCGTGCATCACACCGATCCGGGCCTCGCCGTGCAATGCGCGATGCTCGGCCAGGGCGTCGTGCTGGGCTGGCTGCTCGCAATCGCCGCGCCGCTCAACGAGGGCAAGGTGATCCCTGCATGGAACCGGTATATCGACACCGGCTGTCATTACGTGCTGGAATACCGCTCGTCGAATCCGTCTGAGAACACGCGCCGCGTCGCGCAATGGCTCATCGACGAAATGAAGCAGGAACTCGACGGCGCACGACGCGTGCTCGCACCGATGACGGCGATCTGCCGCAGCCGCGCCGCCTCCGTCTGA